A portion of the Motacilla alba alba isolate MOTALB_02 chromosome 19, Motacilla_alba_V1.0_pri, whole genome shotgun sequence genome contains these proteins:
- the RTN4RL1 gene encoding reticulon-4 receptor-like 1 translates to MLRQGGFAELLLVLLGLKVPAALGCPTDCVCYPSPMTVSCQAHNFVTIPEGIPEDSERIFLQNNQITLLLRGHFSPSMVTLWIYSNNITFIDPNTFDGFINLEELDLGDNRYLRALAADTFQGLVKLHALYLYKCGLSSLPSGIFGGLHNLQYLYLQDNHIEFLQDDIFVDLVNLSHLFLHGNKLWSLHQNTFRGLINLDRLLIHQNQLQWIHRRAFHDLRRLTTLFLFNNSLSELQGDCLAHLGALEFLRLNGNPWSCDCKARSLWEWLHRFRGSSSSVICESPEQMHGKDLKVLRAEDFRNCSGSESLHQMKTHTFSTADRGASKSHHPHHSSKEKGKERGAENSLHSNQPAGPPGSRPGFRKPGKNCTSHKSRNRTSKPVSLGPRKNGQEVPDYVPDYQHKYSFGAMPTLSPKRKGKCTRRTPIRPPSGVQQAAGCPGLRASLLVFMVVLAAVIR, encoded by the coding sequence GGGGGTTtgcggagctgctgctggtgctgctggggctgaaggtgcccgctgccctgggctgccccaCCGACTGCGTGTGCTACCCCTCCCCGATGACTGTCAGCTGCCAGGCTCACAACTTCGTCACCATCCCCGAGGGCATCCCCGAGGACAGCGAGAGGATCTTCCTCCAAAACAACCAGATCACCTTGCTGCTGCGGGGCCACTTCAGCCCTTCCATGGTCACCCTCTGGATCTACTCCAACAACATCACCTTCATCGACCCCAACACCTTCGATGGGTTCATCAACCTGGAAGAGCTGGACCTGGGGGACAACCGCTACTTAAGGGCTTTAGCTGCAGACACTTTCCAAGGGCTGGTGAAACTCCACGCCTTGTATCTGTACAAGTGCGGGCTGAGCTCTCTCCCCAGCGGGATTTTCGGTGGCCTCCACAACCTGCAATACCTTTACCTGCAAGACAACCACATTGAGTTCCTGCAGGATGATATTTTTGTTGACTTGGTTAACCTCAGCCAtctttttctccatggaaaCAAGCTCTGGAGCCTCCATCAGAACACGTTCAGGGGACTAATAAACCTGGATCGGCTGCTCATCCATCAAAATCAGCTGCAGTGGATTCATAGGCGGGCTTTTCATGACCTCCGAAGATTGACCACCCTTTTCCTGTTCAATAACAGCCTCTCGGAGCTGCAGGGGGACTGCCTGGCCCACCTGGGAGCCCTGGAGTTTCTCAGGCTGAACGGGAACCCATGGAGCTGCGACTGCAAAGCCCGTTCCCTCTGGGAATGGCTGCACAGGTTCAGAGGCTCCAGCTCCAGCGTCATCTGCGAGTCCCCCGAGCAGATGCACGGCAAGGACCTCAAGGTGCTAAGAGCAGAAGACTTTAGGAACTGTTCAGGGTCCGAGTCGCTCCACCAGATGAAAACACACACCTTCTCCACGGCGGACAGAGGAGCCTCCAAATCCCACCACCCTCACCACTCCTccaaggagaaggggaaggagcgAGGGGCTGAGAACAGTTTGCACAGCAACCAGCCCGCCGGCCCCCCCGGCTCCCGGCCGGGCTTCCGCAAACCCGGCAAGAACTGCACCAGCCACAAAAGCCGGAACCGAACCTCCAAACCGGTGTCCTTGGGGCCGCGCAAAAACGGGCAGGAGGTCCCAGACTATGTGCCTGATTATCAGCACAAATACAGCTTCGGGGCCATGCCCACGCTGTCCCCCAAGCGCAAGGGTAAGTGCACCCGGCGGACGCCCATCCGCCCGCCCAGCGGGGTGCAGCAGGCGGCCGGCTGCCCGGGGCTCAGGGCGTCGCTCCTGGTTTTTATGGTGGTGTTGGCGGCCGTCATCcgctga